The following is a genomic window from Labeo rohita strain BAU-BD-2019 unplaced genomic scaffold, IGBB_LRoh.1.0 scaffold_585, whole genome shotgun sequence.
agtttcacAGCAGTAATCTGTGTCTCTTTCAGGCGTTTCTCGGAGAGGCTGCTGGGATGTGACTTACACCTCTACAAGAGTCTGTGCTGTGGTGAACTCAACAGTAGACATTTCCTGCACATACTCACATCCCTCTGatcatactgtaaataaaacattctggCATTACGGTCCATCTCCGGAAGATCTGCGTAAGGAGCATCAGTTTGCTGGTCGTGTGGAGTATGTGGGGAACAAACTGAGAATCAAAGATCTCAAGATCAGCGACTCCGGAGAATATCGATTCAGGATCATCACTGACAAAACAAACGGCCAATATTCTGGATCACCTGGAGTCATTCTTACAGTTACAGGTAACTGATCATGATAAACTGATTCAAAATGTTTCCTGTATAATTTCTAACAGACTTTAATTATTTGTAGGTACACAGACAAAAAGAAGCCCAGCTGTTGTATCAGAGAAGGAGGAAGTGGTATTAAGCTGTTCATCGAATTGTACTTTAAATGACAACACCTCTTACATCTGGTACAAGAACGGACGACAGGTAATGGATGGATTCACTAAAGCCAACAAGCTGTACCTGGACTCAGTCAGCAATGAAGAGCTTCAACAGTATTCCTGTGCTGTAGGAGACCCAGAAATCCATATACCAGAGACGAATACAGCTTTACTAATCACTGTAATCATACTGACCGTGTTTCTGATTCTCGCACTCATAGGAGCCCTGTGGTACAggtaaaatttgtttttatctatTGTGTTTTCCCTCATGTCCACTTATGTTTGTTACATGTTTAGGTACTGAGATTATTTAACAATCTGCAGTAGTGCACAGCACAAGTTTTGATCGACTTTCTTCTATTCTACCCatatttcttctgtttttaaaGACCTCCAGTGGTGAGacttaagattttaatgttgtttacatgtctatctggtgtttttaatatgtgaccatggaccacaaaaccagtcataagggtacattttttcgAAACTGACATTTATAGATCATCTGATCCactggtttgttagaataggacaatatgtgG
Proteins encoded in this region:
- the LOC127161209 gene encoding sialoadhesin-like isoform X7, which produces MRERDSGEYQLMFIMNDGVKHLSSAAVSLTVTDLQVKWNPASTDEEVKLTCDTSCDLTSRPQNYYWKINGQYVKDLGHFRSITVSPKAAGSYSCFLTADLLNSSSPVCVSRRGCWDVTYTSTRVCAVVNSTVDISCTYSHPSDHTVNKTFWHYGPSPEDLRKEHQFAGRVEYVGNKLRIKDLKISDSGEYRFRIITDKTNGQYSGSPGVILTVTGTQTKRSPAVVSEKEEVVLSCSSNCTLNDNTSYIWYKNGRQVMDGFTKANKLYLDSVSNEELQQYSCAVGDPEIHIPETNTALLITVIILTVFLILALIGALWYRRRKTNSSQQHEDNKGSVQSGSAVLYENAAGLSTVCTQQDHTNDQDVQYSSINFKQSHTKNTSSAPTVVQSTTDDVHYAVVKFK